In a genomic window of Spirosoma agri:
- a CDS encoding sialidase family protein — MSDPQFVGATPRLTTDAAGNPLLSWVEKEGEKSAAFYVATSTDGHSFGPKIKVKAPATLSTHAEGMPKIAVKADGTLLAVFEVPRPTPESRFAGDLLYTMSTDQGKTWLEPRPVHQEAAPGKSHSFADVTRLPNGEIGIVWLDEKLPNRDGRPVVFAQTTKGKGFGTAVLVDDNACQCCRTNVFVDSRKAIHLTYRDMIPSANVGEIPARDISTAVSVDGGKTFGKPQVVVADHWQVNACPHAGPVVAESGNDILMTWFSGKENAAGLRLARLGTDKLVSDVLTSRAKHPQVATVDGRIVWLWDEAISKDGSGEMGSFVQRIGMRTVTGNNVSATSYITPETASATYPVAIATKQGLLVAYEQTTAGQNTVIVTRLMETL; from the coding sequence ATGTCTGATCCTCAATTTGTTGGAGCAACGCCCCGTCTGACAACCGATGCGGCTGGGAATCCGCTGCTGAGCTGGGTTGAAAAAGAAGGCGAAAAGAGTGCTGCCTTTTACGTCGCTACGTCCACGGATGGCCATTCGTTTGGGCCGAAGATTAAGGTGAAAGCGCCAGCTACGCTCTCAACCCATGCCGAGGGTATGCCCAAAATCGCCGTCAAGGCAGACGGCACGTTGCTAGCCGTTTTCGAAGTGCCACGGCCAACGCCCGAGTCGCGCTTTGCCGGTGATTTGCTGTATACGATGTCGACCGATCAGGGGAAGACCTGGCTGGAACCAAGACCCGTTCATCAGGAGGCCGCGCCCGGAAAGAGTCATTCCTTTGCTGATGTAACGCGGTTGCCCAACGGCGAGATCGGTATCGTCTGGCTCGACGAAAAATTGCCGAACCGCGATGGGCGACCCGTGGTCTTTGCGCAGACAACCAAAGGGAAAGGGTTCGGAACGGCGGTGCTGGTCGACGACAATGCCTGCCAGTGTTGCCGGACGAATGTATTTGTTGATAGTCGGAAAGCGATCCACCTGACTTACCGGGATATGATTCCATCGGCGAACGTGGGCGAAATTCCGGCCCGCGACATCAGCACTGCCGTATCGGTCGATGGAGGCAAAACGTTCGGGAAACCGCAGGTAGTCGTGGCCGATCACTGGCAGGTCAATGCCTGTCCGCACGCGGGACCCGTGGTGGCCGAATCGGGCAATGATATACTGATGACGTGGTTTTCGGGCAAAGAAAATGCCGCTGGGCTGCGTCTGGCCCGATTGGGTACTGATAAACTGGTATCGGACGTATTGACCAGCCGGGCTAAACATCCGCAGGTGGCAACGGTCGATGGCCGGATCGTCTGGCTTTGGGATGAAGCGATTTCGAAAGATGGCTCCGGCGAAATGGGGTCGTTCGTGCAGCGAATTGGTATGCGAACCGTAACCGGCAATAATGTTAGTGCAACGTCGTATATCACCCCTGAAACCGCCAGTGCGACGTATCCGGTTGCTATCGCTACAAAACAGGGGCTGCTGGTTGCTTATGAGCAGACGACCGCCGGACAAAATACGGTGATCGTAACCCGGCTAATGGAGACGCTGTAA
- a CDS encoding MbnP family protein, whose translation MKNSIKLLVASVLFIGLAITACDTTNPYVPPDPFGSISLTLDNVAGDQDLKLNTNTYQNAVGESFIPTKFNYFVSNIQLKKQDGSTYTLPQANSYFLVQEEKPESQSLTLASIPSGNYTAITFVVGVDSVRSLADISLRTGVLDPALNDGMYWEWNSGYIFMKLEGTSALAPATQNNTFFYHIGGFGGGYNGKKTINNLRKITIPFNGDVVNVDPSVKPQVRLKADLLKVFNGSTRLSIAQNSSVMFDAYSTNIANNYANMFSYDGMKTNQ comes from the coding sequence ATGAAAAACTCTATTAAATTATTGGTGGCGTCAGTGCTGTTCATCGGCCTTGCCATTACGGCCTGCGATACGACTAATCCCTACGTTCCTCCTGATCCCTTTGGTTCCATATCATTGACGCTCGATAACGTTGCTGGTGACCAGGACCTTAAACTCAATACTAATACCTATCAGAATGCGGTAGGGGAGTCGTTTATTCCGACGAAGTTCAACTATTTTGTCAGCAATATCCAGCTTAAAAAGCAGGATGGCAGCACGTATACTTTACCACAGGCAAACAGTTACTTTCTGGTGCAGGAAGAAAAGCCCGAATCCCAGTCGCTGACATTGGCGAGCATACCATCGGGAAATTATACCGCAATCACATTTGTAGTGGGTGTCGATAGCGTACGTAGTCTGGCCGATATCAGTCTGCGAACGGGCGTTCTCGACCCCGCGCTCAACGACGGGATGTACTGGGAGTGGAATTCGGGCTATATCTTTATGAAACTGGAAGGGACGTCGGCCCTTGCACCGGCCACCCAGAACAATACATTCTTTTACCACATCGGTGGCTTTGGTGGTGGCTATAACGGCAAGAAGACCATCAATAACCTGCGTAAGATCACGATTCCATTCAACGGTGATGTGGTAAACGTAGACCCGTCTGTCAAGCCGCAGGTTCGATTGAAAGCCGATCTGTTGAAGGTGTTCAATGGATCAACCAGACTGAGTATCGCACAAAATTCGTCGGTCATGTTCGATGCTTACTCAACGAACATTGCCAATAATTACGCGAACATGTTTAGTTACGACGGTATGAAGACGAATCAATGA
- a CDS encoding cytochrome-c peroxidase codes for MSEQARHNARKIGLIVSLFLFGLAVACQTKSGDTVPTPDPTSTNPGGIQFNPEPVTLRRPANFPAPVYDLSQNPLTVQGVALGKALFYDTQLSRDSSVSCGFCHQQFAGFAHSDHPLSHGIDNKFGTRNVPSLQNAAWGREFFWDGGITDLNTLFIAPITNPVEMDLKFADALARVQQSPKYPSMFKSAFGSDTVTTARFLKAISQFVLTLVSADSRYDKYVRKEAGGELTSDELAGLMLFQQKCATCHATDLFTDHSYRNNGLPTSSINDQGRYTITLNEADRLKFKVPSLRNVERTFPYMHDGRFTTLEQVLTHYTTNVKDSPTLDAALKTNGKLGIALTETEKAQVISFLKTLTDNTFLTNRAFSAN; via the coding sequence ATGAGCGAACAAGCCCGCCATAACGCCCGGAAGATTGGTCTGATTGTCAGCCTTTTTTTGTTTGGACTGGCCGTCGCCTGCCAGACAAAATCGGGTGATACTGTGCCGACTCCCGATCCGACATCGACCAATCCGGGCGGTATTCAGTTTAACCCAGAACCTGTTACCCTCCGGCGACCGGCCAATTTTCCGGCTCCGGTTTATGATCTGAGTCAGAATCCGCTCACCGTTCAGGGGGTAGCCTTGGGGAAAGCGCTGTTCTATGATACGCAGTTGTCGCGGGATAGCAGTGTCAGTTGTGGGTTCTGCCATCAGCAGTTCGCAGGATTCGCCCATTCCGACCACCCGCTGAGCCACGGAATCGACAATAAGTTTGGTACCCGTAATGTGCCTAGCCTGCAAAATGCAGCCTGGGGGCGGGAGTTTTTCTGGGATGGCGGAATTACGGATTTGAACACGCTGTTCATTGCACCCATCACGAACCCGGTCGAGATGGATCTGAAGTTCGCGGATGCACTAGCCAGGGTTCAGCAAAGTCCCAAGTACCCAAGTATGTTCAAATCTGCATTTGGGTCGGACACGGTTACCACGGCGCGATTCCTGAAAGCCATTTCGCAATTTGTTCTGACGCTCGTTTCGGCTGATTCGCGCTATGATAAATACGTCAGAAAAGAAGCAGGTGGCGAGTTGACGAGCGACGAACTGGCCGGGTTAATGCTGTTTCAGCAAAAGTGCGCGACCTGCCACGCAACCGACTTATTCACCGATCACAGCTACCGTAACAATGGCCTTCCGACCAGTAGTATCAACGATCAGGGCCGCTATACGATTACGCTGAACGAAGCCGACCGGCTAAAATTTAAGGTGCCAAGCCTGCGCAATGTCGAGCGTACGTTTCCCTACATGCACGATGGTCGTTTTACAACGCTGGAGCAGGTGCTTACTCATTACACAACAAATGTGAAGGATAGCCCAACGCTGGACGCTGCCCTCAAAACGAACGGAAAGCTGGGCATTGCGTTGACCGAGACCGAAAAAGCACAGGTCATCAGCTTCTTAAAAACGCTGACCGACAACACGTTCCTGACCAATCGGGCATTCAGCGCGAACTAG
- a CDS encoding MerC domain-containing protein — protein sequence MKTEILSRKADYIGITGSVLCIIHCLITPILLMSTALLQDDHLRFGYLSLDYVFIGVNIVAVYFATRHYALPIVKKALWSFLGLFAIAIVLEDVNPIFEYIGYVASAGLVITHLTNIRQHRLQHAH from the coding sequence ATGAAAACAGAAATTCTCTCTCGCAAAGCCGACTACATTGGCATCACCGGGTCTGTATTGTGCATTATCCACTGCCTGATCACACCAATATTGCTGATGTCCACCGCTCTGCTTCAGGACGACCACCTGCGTTTCGGCTATCTGAGTCTTGATTATGTCTTTATTGGTGTCAATATCGTTGCGGTCTATTTCGCAACCCGCCATTATGCCCTTCCGATTGTCAAAAAAGCGTTGTGGAGTTTTCTGGGCCTGTTTGCCATAGCTATTGTGCTGGAAGACGTTAACCCTATTTTTGAATACATCGGCTACGTCGCTTCAGCGGGTTTAGTTATCACCCATCTCACCAATATTCGTCAGCATCGCTTACAACACGCGCACTAG
- a CDS encoding TapB family protein: MKTLAFAFLILLITVPRTHAQTCMGMTLKSGMSFEMSMFSGKDKPTGKVLYQVKDVHQEGKSTVMDIIAQFQDEKGNQRPPYPIHYTCTGDELIADLSGMAQGMQSSMKDMEMRLKTNKLVYPGKFSVGQKLADGQMEADMLSNGSTMMTMNMTVNNRQVEGQQSITTPAGTFDTYKITSDMNFDNRMMSIPIPIRGTMHIVSYRASNQLLDVKSETYNKNGKLMGYTLLSKAN; the protein is encoded by the coding sequence ATGAAAACACTTGCCTTTGCCTTCCTTATTTTGTTGATAACGGTACCCCGAACCCATGCACAGACCTGTATGGGCATGACACTCAAATCCGGCATGAGCTTTGAAATGAGCATGTTCAGTGGCAAAGACAAACCAACCGGCAAGGTTTTGTATCAGGTGAAGGATGTTCATCAAGAAGGTAAATCAACGGTCATGGACATTATTGCCCAGTTTCAGGACGAAAAAGGCAACCAGCGACCGCCCTACCCGATTCACTACACCTGCACCGGCGATGAGCTGATTGCCGACTTATCGGGCATGGCGCAGGGGATGCAAAGCAGCATGAAGGATATGGAAATGAGGCTCAAAACCAACAAGCTGGTGTATCCGGGTAAATTCAGCGTCGGGCAGAAATTAGCGGACGGACAAATGGAGGCCGATATGCTCAGCAATGGCTCCACTATGATGACGATGAACATGACGGTGAACAACCGGCAGGTCGAAGGACAGCAGTCGATAACGACGCCCGCCGGTACGTTCGACACCTACAAAATAACGTCGGATATGAATTTTGATAATCGCATGATGAGTATTCCGATTCCAATCCGAGGCACCATGCATATCGTGAGCTACCGGGCCAGCAATCAGCTCCTGGATGTCAAATCAGAAACGTACAACAAAAATGGTAAGCTTATGGGTTATACCCTGTTGAGCAAGGCGAACTGA
- a CDS encoding geranylgeranylglycerol-phosphate geranylgeranyltransferase, whose product MSTRQPIPFSAFAFGFLRLIRVQNLLIVVLTQFLARIVLVGPRESWPRLLVDPTIWLLSLSTVCIAAAGYIINDYFDIKIDLVNKPERVVIGRFLKRRVAIGTHQLLNVIGCLIGLYLSKWVFLADVISVSLLWLYSSTLKRQPFIGNIVVSLLTALSLIVLAVYYRQNAEMLLIYALFSFGISLVREIIKDMQDVRGDARFGCRTLPIVWGLRRTKYLLYVLIGSFILSLFMIADSLSNLRLGIIFLLLLVPLIWLIYRLVFADTRRDFGYLSNLCKLIMLLGVVSMVWA is encoded by the coding sequence ATGTCAACGCGTCAGCCCATACCTTTCTCGGCGTTTGCATTCGGATTCCTTCGACTGATCCGGGTGCAGAACCTGTTGATTGTTGTATTGACGCAGTTTCTGGCCCGTATCGTTCTGGTTGGTCCCCGCGAATCGTGGCCTCGTCTGCTCGTTGACCCAACCATCTGGTTGCTTTCGCTCTCTACCGTTTGCATTGCGGCCGCCGGTTACATCATCAACGATTATTTCGACATCAAGATCGATCTTGTCAACAAACCGGAGCGGGTCGTTATCGGGCGTTTCCTGAAACGTCGGGTCGCGATCGGCACCCATCAGTTGCTCAACGTAATTGGCTGTTTGATTGGCCTTTACCTGAGCAAGTGGGTTTTTCTGGCCGATGTCATTTCGGTATCGCTGCTCTGGCTTTATTCGTCCACCCTGAAACGGCAGCCGTTTATCGGCAACATTGTCGTTTCACTCCTTACGGCACTGTCACTGATCGTACTGGCCGTATATTACCGGCAGAATGCGGAGATGCTGCTTATCTATGCGCTGTTTTCGTTTGGCATTTCGCTTGTACGGGAAATCATCAAGGATATGCAGGACGTACGGGGCGATGCCCGGTTCGGCTGCCGGACGTTACCCATCGTCTGGGGTCTGCGTCGAACCAAATACCTGCTTTATGTCCTGATCGGGTCGTTTATTCTCAGCCTGTTCATGATCGCCGATTCGCTCAGTAATCTACGGCTCGGCATCATTTTTCTGCTGCTTCTCGTGCCCCTGATCTGGCTCATTTACAGACTGGTCTTCGCCGATACCCGGCGCGATTTTGGCTACCTCAGCAACCTCTGCAAGCTTATTATGCTCCTGGGTGTTGTCAGTATGGTGTGGGCTTGA
- the bshA gene encoding N-acetyl-alpha-D-glucosaminyl L-malate synthase BshA, which produces MKIGIVCYPTFGGSGVVATELGKALAKNGHQIHFITYQQPPRLDFFNENVFYHEVNIPSYPLFQYAPYESALASEMVNVVLNENVDLLHVHYAIPHASAAYMAKMILRSQGRTVPVVTTLHGTDITLVGKDASYEPVVTFSINESDGVTSVSENLRQDTYAHFKVHREIEVIPNFIDLDRFQRQQKEHFKKAICPNGEKLIVHTSNFRRVKRIDDAVMVFYKVQQQIPAKLLLVGDGPERARIERLVRELGIYDQVRFLGKLDAVEEVLSVADLFIMPSENESFGLAALEAMACEVPLITSNAGGLPELNLQGVTGFLSPVGDVDDMVKNALYVLDDAHLPTFMANALARAKEFELSRILPLYEAHYERVLSESRSLVS; this is translated from the coding sequence ATGAAAATTGGTATTGTATGCTACCCGACTTTCGGGGGCAGTGGCGTTGTAGCCACCGAACTTGGCAAAGCGCTGGCTAAAAACGGCCATCAGATTCACTTCATTACGTATCAACAACCACCCCGGCTCGATTTTTTCAACGAAAACGTTTTTTACCACGAAGTAAATATACCATCTTATCCGCTCTTTCAATACGCTCCCTATGAGTCGGCGCTCGCCAGCGAAATGGTCAATGTCGTATTGAACGAAAACGTTGATTTACTGCACGTTCATTACGCTATTCCGCACGCATCGGCGGCTTACATGGCTAAAATGATTCTGCGCTCACAGGGTCGGACAGTGCCCGTTGTGACAACGCTTCATGGTACGGATATTACGCTGGTGGGAAAAGATGCGTCGTACGAACCCGTCGTCACATTCAGTATCAATGAGTCCGATGGGGTAACGTCGGTTTCCGAAAATCTCCGGCAGGATACCTACGCTCATTTTAAGGTTCACCGCGAGATCGAGGTAATTCCGAATTTTATTGATCTGGATCGTTTTCAACGTCAGCAGAAGGAGCATTTCAAAAAAGCGATCTGCCCCAACGGCGAAAAACTGATCGTGCACACGTCGAACTTCCGGCGGGTGAAGCGCATCGACGATGCCGTTATGGTGTTCTATAAAGTTCAGCAGCAGATTCCGGCAAAACTCCTGCTGGTCGGCGATGGCCCTGAACGGGCACGTATCGAGCGGCTGGTGCGGGAATTGGGCATCTACGATCAGGTGCGTTTTCTGGGTAAGCTGGATGCGGTTGAAGAAGTATTGTCGGTCGCCGATCTGTTTATTATGCCGTCCGAAAACGAGAGTTTCGGGTTAGCCGCGCTCGAAGCAATGGCCTGTGAGGTGCCGCTGATCACGTCGAATGCCGGTGGACTTCCGGAGCTGAACTTGCAGGGCGTAACGGGTTTTCTAAGCCCGGTTGGTGACGTAGACGATATGGTTAAAAATGCCCTGTATGTGCTGGATGATGCGCATCTGCCCACCTTTATGGCAAATGCCCTGGCGCGTGCCAAAGAATTCGAGTTATCCCGTATCTTGCCGCTTTACGAAGCTCATTACGAGCGTGTGTTGAGCGAATCCAGGTCATTGGTTTCATAA
- a CDS encoding NAD(P)/FAD-dependent oxidoreductase translates to MNPNIPSTDRKRVVIVGAGFGGLKLARKLSRTKEFQVVLVNKQNYHEFQPLYYQVATAGLEANSILFPLRAVFGNCKNVHIRVTTVTGVRTADKTIDTELGPITYDYLVMATGADTNFFNQQNIIEKALPMKSVAEAIALRNRMLQNFEDALSVETVDEKEGLMDVVVVGGGPTGVELCGTLAEMRRTVLPKDYPELDFKMMDIYLIESGGELLGPMSVQSQEHSLDYLTGLGVNVRLNTRVKDFDGRIVTMNDGTTLRTNNLIWAAGVKANPLAGLPPEVIGRGGRVLVNRYSQVQGFTDVFAIGDVALMTEEKWPNGHPQVAQPAMQQGRQLAKNLLHLVHNEPMGEFTYHDLGTMATIGRGLAVVDLPFFKFQGFFAWLTWLFVHLMSIVGVKNRLSIFLNWMFNYLTYSNSLRLIIKPKLPKGNLADMQEKLSDQLEVSKT, encoded by the coding sequence ATGAATCCAAACATACCCTCAACAGATCGGAAGCGCGTTGTTATTGTTGGTGCCGGTTTTGGTGGCCTCAAGCTGGCCCGCAAGCTGTCTCGCACCAAGGAGTTCCAGGTAGTGCTGGTCAACAAGCAAAACTACCACGAATTTCAACCCTTGTATTATCAGGTTGCTACCGCCGGACTGGAAGCCAACTCCATTCTGTTCCCATTGCGGGCCGTGTTTGGTAACTGTAAGAATGTACACATCCGGGTCACTACGGTAACGGGTGTTCGCACGGCCGACAAAACGATCGATACGGAGCTTGGTCCTATCACCTACGATTATTTAGTGATGGCTACCGGAGCCGACACTAACTTTTTTAATCAGCAGAATATCATTGAAAAAGCACTGCCCATGAAGTCGGTCGCTGAAGCGATTGCCCTGCGTAACCGGATGCTTCAGAACTTTGAGGATGCACTGAGTGTCGAAACGGTAGACGAGAAAGAGGGGCTGATGGATGTCGTCGTCGTTGGGGGTGGGCCTACCGGTGTCGAACTCTGCGGTACGCTGGCCGAGATGCGCCGAACGGTGTTGCCAAAGGACTACCCTGAGTTGGATTTTAAGATGATGGACATTTATCTCATCGAATCGGGCGGGGAGTTATTAGGGCCAATGTCGGTACAGTCGCAGGAGCATTCGCTGGACTATTTGACGGGTCTGGGCGTAAATGTCAGGCTAAATACCCGCGTTAAAGATTTCGACGGACGGATCGTTACCATGAACGACGGCACAACGTTACGGACCAATAATCTGATCTGGGCCGCTGGTGTCAAGGCGAACCCGCTGGCGGGCCTGCCCCCGGAGGTGATCGGTCGTGGGGGGCGCGTGCTGGTTAACCGGTACAGCCAGGTTCAGGGATTTACGGACGTATTTGCCATTGGCGATGTGGCATTAATGACCGAAGAAAAGTGGCCCAATGGCCATCCGCAGGTAGCGCAACCGGCCATGCAGCAGGGTCGACAATTGGCTAAAAACCTGCTCCACCTAGTTCATAATGAGCCAATGGGAGAGTTTACATACCACGATTTGGGGACAATGGCCACCATTGGTCGCGGACTAGCTGTCGTTGATTTGCCATTTTTTAAGTTTCAGGGATTTTTTGCGTGGCTAACATGGTTGTTTGTACATCTGATGTCGATAGTTGGCGTAAAGAACCGCCTGTCGATCTTCCTGAACTGGATGTTCAACTACCTGACCTACAGCAATTCACTGCGGTTAATTATTAAACCGAAATTGCCGAAGGGAAACCTGGCTGATATGCAGGAAAAACTCTCCGACCAGCTGGAAGTCAGTAAAACGTAA
- a CDS encoding sterol desaturase family protein, whose protein sequence is MESTTEKLHTMAGHGKTRPKNNGTKKLFDNPILEALSRTHILVPISMWLVLSVFLGWYAFTYTEMSTSTIATLFVTGLLVFTLFEYVLHRYLYHIAPTTPKRAKIQYTFHGIHHEYPKDKTRLAMPPALAIFVAGAFFGLFFLIMGEAAYAFFPGFLVGYSGYLAVHFIVHAYAPPKNFFKQLWVNHSVHHYKNPESNYGVSSPMWDYIFKSFQK, encoded by the coding sequence ATGGAATCAACTACTGAGAAGTTGCACACAATGGCTGGTCACGGCAAGACCCGGCCCAAAAACAACGGCACCAAAAAATTATTCGATAACCCAATCCTGGAAGCCCTGTCGCGTACCCACATTCTGGTCCCCATCTCGATGTGGCTGGTTCTGTCGGTCTTTCTGGGTTGGTACGCGTTCACCTACACCGAAATGAGTACGAGCACCATCGCGACGTTGTTCGTAACGGGTTTACTGGTGTTCACACTGTTTGAATACGTTTTACACCGGTATCTATACCACATAGCGCCTACAACACCAAAACGGGCTAAGATCCAGTATACATTCCACGGTATTCACCACGAATATCCGAAAGACAAAACCCGGCTGGCTATGCCTCCAGCGCTGGCTATTTTTGTGGCGGGTGCCTTCTTCGGTCTGTTTTTCCTGATCATGGGCGAAGCAGCTTACGCATTCTTTCCTGGTTTTCTGGTCGGTTATTCGGGTTATCTGGCTGTGCACTTTATCGTTCACGCCTATGCTCCTCCGAAGAATTTTTTCAAGCAGTTGTGGGTAAACCATAGCGTGCACCACTACAAGAATCCCGAAAGTAACTACGGTGTGTCGTCGCCAATGTGGGATTATATCTTCAAGTCGTTTCAGAAGTAG
- a CDS encoding alpha/beta fold hydrolase: MNPLFLLISLLFALAGYSQPTREPLFTSFDGTKIHYDMLGEGKPVVLLHGFISTSESWKRAATRQALVDAGFKVITLDLRGNGLSDKPHTAEAYRDNAELKDVIGLMKHLGLKNYDVVGYSRGAILTAKLLTMDKQVRRAVMGGISVDFSDPNWIRRKNFHEALTKPGSHPELQGAIDYAKKSGADTVVLARLQEFQPVTTRAELAKINVPLLIVNGDQDKDNGDPQTLVDAVPGSRLVVVPGDHGGAMRTPEFAKAVVSFLTN, from the coding sequence ATGAACCCTCTTTTTTTACTGATCAGCCTACTTTTTGCGCTTGCCGGTTATTCACAGCCGACTCGCGAACCGCTCTTTACCTCGTTCGACGGGACAAAAATTCACTACGACATGTTGGGGGAAGGAAAGCCCGTCGTGCTGCTGCACGGCTTTATCAGTACGAGCGAAAGCTGGAAACGAGCCGCTACCCGGCAGGCACTGGTCGACGCCGGGTTCAAGGTCATAACGCTCGATTTGCGAGGCAATGGCCTGTCCGATAAACCACACACCGCCGAAGCCTACCGCGATAATGCCGAGCTAAAAGACGTGATCGGCCTGATGAAACACCTCGGCCTGAAAAACTATGATGTGGTTGGCTACTCGCGCGGGGCCATCCTGACAGCTAAATTACTGACCATGGATAAGCAGGTTCGTCGGGCGGTGATGGGCGGCATCAGTGTCGACTTCTCGGACCCGAACTGGATTCGCCGAAAGAATTTCCACGAAGCGTTAACGAAGCCCGGAAGCCATCCGGAATTGCAGGGAGCTATCGATTACGCCAAAAAATCCGGGGCTGACACGGTGGTGCTGGCTCGCTTGCAGGAGTTTCAACCCGTTACGACGCGGGCCGAACTGGCAAAAATCAACGTGCCGCTCCTGATTGTCAACGGGGATCAGGACAAAGACAATGGCGATCCGCAAACGCTGGTTGATGCGGTTCCGGGTTCCCGGCTGGTCGTCGTGCCGGGCGATCATGGCGGGGCTATGCGCACGCCCGAATTTGCAAAGGCGGTAGTCAGTTTTTTGACCAACTAA
- a CDS encoding DoxX family protein yields MSNNQLAQLVIRIGLGINMLMHGLVRIPQLTTFVTKTAAGFGKTILPAVLTNGFLYTLPFLELICGVLILIGGQLSRWGYLLGGVIIAMLLFGTTLKEDWAGASTQTIYVIAFYLALRGLDSGSRSRHR; encoded by the coding sequence ATGTCGAATAACCAACTGGCCCAGCTTGTCATTCGTATTGGCTTGGGTATCAATATGCTTATGCACGGACTCGTGCGTATTCCCCAATTAACGACGTTTGTAACGAAGACCGCAGCGGGCTTTGGCAAAACAATTCTGCCGGCAGTACTGACAAACGGATTTCTCTATACTCTGCCGTTTTTAGAACTTATTTGTGGTGTCTTGATTCTGATTGGTGGACAATTGAGCCGGTGGGGGTATTTGCTCGGTGGCGTCATCATCGCGATGCTTTTGTTCGGCACGACCTTAAAAGAAGACTGGGCGGGTGCATCTACGCAAACGATCTATGTCATAGCCTTTTATCTGGCCTTGCGCGGTCTGGACAGTGGAAGCCGCAGTCGGCACCGCTGA